A segment of the Halovivax limisalsi genome:
GGGTTCAAAGCGCGATGTGCCCGCCGCCGAGTCGGATTCCTCCGTATCCGACGCGCCTGTTTCGAGCGATTTCAGCGTTTCGTCCATCCCGGTGAAGAGGCTTTCAAGTGCGTCCACGGACGATGACTCGCCCTCCTCGGCCGGCTGCTCTGCCCCCTCAAGGCTCGGTACGGCCTCCTCCTCGCCGTCGTGTTTCTCCGGGCGGGACGGATCGTCGGTGTCGCCGTCGAGCTCCGGTGGGCTGGCGTGGTCGCCGGCCGCACCGTCGAGTTCCGGCGTCACCGGCTCGTTCGTTTCGCCGTCCAGCTCCGGATTGGCCGGGGACTCGGCCGCTGGCGCGTCACTCTCGATTCGCTGCGCGGTTCCCGATGCGCTGGCCGTGGAGGCGTCGATGGTGGCGTCGTCGTCCAGCCACGATGGCGCCTCCGCCGCGCCCGCCTCGCTCGCGCTCGACTCGTCGACGGCGAACGAGTCGTCGACGTCCTCGAACGCCGTCTCCGACGACTGCGGGACCGCGGTCTCCTCGAAGTCGAACGCCTCTTCGACGCCCGAATCGATGGCGCCGTCGTCCGCCTCGACGTCGTCGAGGGCACTCGCCAGCCCGCTCGGAACCTTGCCGCGGTACTCGTCGAAGAGCGACTCCTCGGCCCGTTCGAGAAGGTCCATCGAGAGATTGAGCGTCTCCGAGGAGGCGTCCGGGCGCGGGACGAGTTCCTCCTTCGACGGATCGACGTCGATGTGGACGCTCTCCATCTCGCGCAAGTCGGCCAGACTGTTCTCTAACTGCTCGTTGGCGATCAGCGTCAGGATCGTCTCCGGATCGTTGATGAACGCCTGGACCGTCGCCGCCACTTCGGCGTAGGTGTTGAGCCCGTTGCGAATCAGGTAGGCGAGGATCACCTTCCGCTTGAAGAGCTCGTCCTGGAGCTTCTCGTGGTTCCAGCCCCGGTCGAACATGATCTCGTCCAGGGTGTTCGAATCGCCCATCTTGAGATACTCGTCCGTCTCGGCCTGCCACTGGTAGACGTCCTGAACGTTGATCTCGTCGTTCTCGGCCTCGTAGTGGTTGATCTCGGTCAGGGACTTGTTTCGACGGACCTTCCGGCCCTGCACCCGCGTTTGAGTCTGGATCGAGACGAGATCCAGCGCCGTGAACATCGTCTTCGAGACGTTGATCGGGTCCGTCGTGAAACGCTTCAGGACCTCGTCGACGGAGTCGGCGTGGAACGTGGTGTAGGTGGTGTGGCCCGTCGACATGACCTGGAACAGGGTCCGACCCTCTTCCCCGCGGATCTCGCCCATGACGATGTAGTCGGGTCGCTGTCGGAGCGCGGCTTCCAGCAGGTCGAACTCGTCGATGTCGCCGGTCGAATCGTCGGCGAACGACGGCCGCGTCATCGAGGCGATCCAGTTGCGCTGGGGCAACTCGACCTCGCGCGTGTCCTCGATGGAGACGATCTTGGTGTTCGCGGGGATGAACAGCGAGACGGCGTTCAGCGACGTCGTCTTGCCTGACGCCGTGCCGCCCGCGAAGATCAGGCTCTTGTGGTTCTCGATACAGAGCCAGAGGAACGCCATCTCGTCGAGGCTGAACGTGTTCCAGTTGATGAGGTCGATCGGGGTGAACGGAACGTCCTTGAACTGACGAATCGTGTAGTTCGTCCCGTGGTCGGAGACCTCCTTCCCGAGCGTGAGCTGCGCGCGCGATCCGTCCGGCAGCGTGGCGTCGACCTGCGGGAGTCGCTTGCTGATCCCCTTGCCGGATCGCTGGGCCAGTTTGACGACGAAGTCGTCGAGGTCGTCCTCGCCGTGGTAGACGTTCGAGATGATCTGTTCGTACTCGGAGTGATAGACGAAGACCGGCGAGTTGTACCCGTCACACGAAATGTCCTCGACGTTGATGTCGTGTTTGATCGGGTCGATCCGCTCGTAGCCGATGAAATCCCGCTTGAGCATGTAGAGCAGCTTTTCGACCTGGTACTCGCTCAGCGTGTCCGGGTCCTCTTCGAGGATGATCGGTTCCGGTCGCACCGACATCCCCTCGAGTTGTGACACCGTCTCGGCCGCTTCCTCGTCGGTCTCGTCGTCCTCGGCGAAGAAATCGCGGAACGAATCCAGGATTCCGAGCGAGGTCTCGTTCGAAGTCGCCTCGAAGAGGTCGTAGCGTTTCAGCAGCCGGCGGGTCTCGCGCTCGATGACCTCGCGTCGTCCCGTCTCGTCTCGCTTCGTCTTGACGCCCTCGTCGGCGTACTTGATCGCCGTGCGGAGCTTCCCCGACAGGAACTCCTGCAGTTCGCGCTCGATCTCGTTTCGGTACGGCTCGATGACGTAGTACTTCTTCTCGTTTTCCTTCTCGGAGTGGAAGATGATGACGAACGAGTAGGGTTTGTTCACCCAGTATCGCTCGGACTCGATGAAGTGGGTCTTCTTCTCGAACGGGACGGCCTTCTCGAGATCGTAGCGATTGACGACCGTCGTGTTCCCGTGGTCGGTCGAGAAGAAGTCGTCTTCGTCGAGGTCTTCGGTGACGTTCACCGTTCGTTCGTCGACGACCTCGTCGAGTTCCATCGCGGCGGACCCGGCCGCGTTGAGTCGTCCCTCGATCGTCTCCGGATCGAAGCCGAGCGCCGCCTCGTCGTCGAAGCGATCGATTTCGCCGTCCCTCGTTCGGGGTCGACTCCCGTCATCCTCGTAGTAGTACTCCCACTTGTAGTGCTCCCAGGTGTAGACGTCCTTGACGACCGGCGTCGTCTCCGGATCGACGTACTCCAGAAACTCGTTCCAGAGCACGTTCGCGTTCGGGGCGAACGTCTCCGAGATGAGCGACGAGAGGTCGTCCGGATGATAGCCGAGATACGTCGTCGGATCGAACGATACGCGGTCCCAGTCCGACCCGCGCGGCACGCCGGCGCCGTCGTCGGCGTCGAGACCCAGCCGGTCGTTCGACCCATCCGGTCCCTCGGGATAGAGCGTGGAGACCTCGGATTCGTACCCGTACTCGGCCATGAAATCCGACCACGTGTACTCGCCGACTCGAACCGAGCTCTCACGCGTCGGTCCGCTACTTTCACCCGTCGCGACCGTCGATTCTGATGGCTCACCATCAGAAAACTCCGACGCTTCGGCGGGGTCACCCTCGTCAATAGCCATTAACTCCCCCCAAACACTCACCCATCAAAAAATTCATGCACAAATTATCGGCCGTGATAATTCGAAACCCGGCCGTTTTCGGCCGATGGTGCCGGTCCGTCATTCGAATTCCAATCCCCATCTATCAATACCCCCTTCTTGATTTGTATCGTGGTATCTAATAGGTCTTTTATTTTATGGCCTGAAAAATTCCTGCTCGGCTGACGGCCGAAACAGTTCGTCGGTAGTCCCGATCCGCGTTCGGCCTCCGGCGGCGAGATCGGGATCCCGTTCCTTCCGTTAGCCGGCCGATCCGTTCGAACGGCGGTCAGAACAATGTCGTCTCGATATTACACTTCCCGGCAGTGCTGTCCTCCCGGCTCACCGCGTTCGTCGGCGTACGGGCGTGACGGGATTCGAACCGAACCCAGCCGTGCTCGCTCACTTCGTTCGCTCCGCGCGACTGGTAGGCTTCGAATCCCTCGTCCCGTTCACACGGCTCGCTATCGTTCGCCGGTGAACTGGCGTGACGGGATTCGAACCGCGGTCGGACGTGCTCGCGTCGCTGCGCGCGACCTCCCTGATTCGAAGCCCGACGGAGCCGTACTCACGACTCACCGCGTTCGTCGGAGTACGGGCGTGACGGGATTCGAACCCGCGATCAGAAGGTTAGGAACCTCCTGCCCTCTCCGCTAGGCCACACGCCCCGGCCAGAAACAGCGTTACTTGCTACTCGTCTCCGTCTCCGTTTCAGTCTCCGTCGCGTCCTCGCTCGTGACCGGCTCGGTGTCGACGAAGTCGGTGTCGTCGTCGGCGGTCGTGTCGTCGAAGTCCCCGGTTTCGCGCATCTCTTCGAGTTCCGTTTCTACCTTCTCTCTCCCCTTCTGGAACTCGCCCATCGCCTCGCCGGTCGAGCGTGCGAGTTTCGGGATCTTGTTGGCACCGAACAACAAGATGGCGATGAAGAGGATGATCAACAGTTCCGGTCCCCCGGGCATGCCGGGGACGAACAACGGTGCGATATCGGCTACCATCTCTATCCGATGCTTACCGAGCGGCAATTATAACCTTTTTGGACCGAGCGGTCGACTGCGGGCGAGGGAACCACCTCTTCTTGGCGTCCCACGATTCAATCTGCGATCGACGTGCTACAAAATTCATATAGTACGATATCCCTGTCCGTCTCGCTTACGCCGTCTGCTCTGGCGAGGCAGTGTGTACATCCGCGTATGGGATGGCCGACGAGACCACACTCGCCGGGGGCGGTCCGACGGTCCCGCCAGAACCGATGGGGAGGCACCGTCACGGGACGGAGTCTCCCTTGGCCGGGGAGGTGACGGGTGCGGAGCGCTTTTCTCTCCGGCCGGTGTCCCACCCGTATGAGCGATTCTACCGGCAACGGCTATCGGGTGTACGATCCCGACGAACCCCACGCCTTCCCCGACGACAAAGTGAACGACGTCCTCGCGTACGTCGAGAGCGACGCGGAGATTTCGGCGTACCTCGAGGCCCAGAACGTCAACGCCGTCGATCGAATGCGCTACAACGACCACGGCCCGAAACACATCGAAATCGTCCGGAACCGCGCCCTCTGTCTCTACGACCTGATGAAAGCGGGCGGCGTCGAATTCAACGGCGCTCGCCAACAATCGCTCGACGCGGACGACGAGGCCGTCATTATCGCGCTGGCCGCGACGCTGCACGACATCGGGCACATCGTCCACCGCGACCGACATCCGTTTTACTCCGTCCCGCTGGCGTCGGACGTGCTGGATCGGGTGCTCCCCGAATTTTACGGCGTCGCCGACGCCGTCCGGATGAAAGGCGAGATCCTGCACGCGATCCTCTGTCACCACACGCCGGTGGATCCGCTGACCCTCGAAGCGGGCGTCATCCGGGTCGCCGACGCGCTGGACATGGAGCGCGGGCGCTCTCGCATCCCCTACGAACAGGGCGGGCGCGGGATCAACACCCTCTCCAGTCAGGCGATCAGTCGGGTGTCGCTCTACGAGGGCGATTCGCGGCCGGTGATGGTCGAGATCGAGATGACGAACGCCGCCGGCGTCTACCAGGTCGACAACCTCCTCAAGGCCAAGCTCGAACGCTCGATGCTCGAAGAACACGTCCGCATCGTCGCGGTCAACACCAACGAAAATCGGGACGCACTGGTCGAACGCATCGAACTCTGAACTCCTCGCGTGCCGGTCCGTCCGGCACGCCCGTGGGCCTGTCCCCGTCGTCGCCCGCTTCAGTTCGTCGTCTCCCGTCGCTCGGCGACCGTCCGGTCAGGCCAGTTGATAGCGGCCGTTCTCGCGCACCACGTGCTTCCGATCGCGGAGCGTGGCGACGATGGCGAGGAGGGTACTCTTATCGAGGTCGAGTGCCAGACACAGTTCGTCGGCCGTCGCGGCTCCTCGGACGGCGAGGCAGAAGTAGACGAGTTTCGCCCGCGCCGAGCTGAGGTCTGTTGGCATCGAGACGTCGAACTGCTCCATCGCGTTTGTGCTCATATCCCTGACTCTGTGGTTCGACGATAATAAAACTGACCTACGTCGATCGTCGAAATCAGTCGCTCGAGTTCGCGACGGTCGGGCGCCGGGCGCTCGACGGTCGGATCCTTTTTCCCGTTCCTCGGCGCAGTCGAACGCGATGTCGACACCACTCGCCGCGCTCGCCCTGTTGACCGGATTGCTCACCGGAGGCCTGTTTCGGTTCCTCTCGATTCCGATTCCGGCGCCGCCGGAGTTACCCGGCCTGCTCGGAATCGTCGGTCTCTTCCTGGGCTATCGACTCGTCGACCACCTCGAGATCGGCGTCGATCTGCTTGACGTACTCGGCCTCTAAGTCCGCCGGCCCAGCCGATTCGGTGCTCGATCGTAGGGCGCACGCTCGTACCCGCAGTCGAGAAAAACAGTCCCGGACGGTTCCTCAGTAGCTCCGGACCTTCGGCTCGTAGGTTTTGTCCTCGCCCTCGAGGATGACGGGCCGGTACCAGATCGACGGTTCACCGTCGTCCCAGGTGATCATCGTGTGCTTGAGCCAGTTCTCGTCGTCGCGAACCTGATTCTCCTGGCGCCAGTGAGCGCCGCGGAACTCGTTGCGGACGAGCGCCCCGAGCGCGATCGTCTCTGCGACGTCGATCAGGTTGCGCGTCTCGTAGGTCATCTGGAGGTCGGTGTTGAACGTTCGCGAGGGGTCGGCGACGCCGACGTGCTGGTACTCCTCGCGACACTCGCGGATGATCGAAAGCGCCTTCTTGATGCCCTCCTCTGTCCGGAAGACGTTGACGTAGTCCGTCATCGCCGTCTGGAGCTTCGAGCGGATGTCGGCGTGGTTCGTCCCGTCGTTTTCCATCAGGTACTCCACGCGCTCGCGCTCGGCTTCGACGGCGCGGTCGAGGACGTCCCCGCTCGCCAGCGCCTGGCCGCCGCCGTCCGTCGCGACCTGGCCCGCGGGACTCGTCTCGTCGAGACCGGCGCGACCGGGCTGGACGGGCGCGTCGACGTCGGTCTCGTCCTCGACGTCGTCCCCGTACCCCGTCCGAATCTCCGCCTCGCCGAGGTCCTCACCCGCTGCGTGGCGGCCGGCGCGCTTGCCGAAGACGATCAGTTCTGGCAGGGCGTTCCCGCCGAGGCGGTTCGCGCCGTGGACGGAGACGCATGCGCACTCGCCGGCCGCGTAGAGGCCGTCGATACACGTCGCACCGTTCTCGTCGGTCTCGATGCCGCCCATCTCGTAGTGCTGACCGGGCTTGACCGGCATCGGTTCGACGAGCCCGTCGACGCCCTCGAAGTCCTCCGCGAGGTGGAGGATGTTCTCCAGGCGGTCCACGATGCGCTCCTCGCCGAGGTGGCGCATGTCGAGGTGGACGTACTCGTCCTCGACGCCGCGACCCTCGTTGACCTCGGTGAGCTCCGCCCGCGAAACCACGTCCCGCGAGGCCAGCTCGCCGTCGTTGTTGGCGTAGCCGTGTTCGAACATGAAGCGCTCGCCGTCCTCGTTGTAGAGGATGCCACCCTCGCCGCGGACGCCCTCGGAGATGAGCACGCCCGTACTCGGCAGCGTCGTCGGGTGGAACTGGACGAACTCCATGTCCTCCAGCGGGACGCCCGCGCGGTAGGCCATCGCCTGCCCGTCGCCGGTACAGGAGACGGCGTTGGTCGTGTGGTCGAACGCCTGGCCGGGCCCGCCCGTGGCGAGGATGACGCCGTCGTTCGCTTTGAACCCCTCCACCTGCCCGGATTTGACGTCGTAGGCGACGACGCCGTGACAGGAGCGGTCGTTCGGGTCCGGCTCGTCGGTCACGGCGAGGTTCATCACGTACCACTCGTCGTAGACCGGGATCCCGCGCTTGACGACCTGCTCGTACATCGTGTGCAGCAGGTGGTGACCGGTCTCGGCGCCCGCGTAGGTCGTCCGCGGGAACGAGAGGCCGCCGAACGGTCGCTGGGAGACGGTGCCGTCCTCTTCGCGGGAGAACGGCATCCCCCAGTGTTCGAGGGTGATCGTGTCCTCGGGCGAATCCTGGGCCAGCGTCTCGATCGCGGGGGCGTCGCCCAGGTAGTCCGAGCCCTTCATCGTGTCGTAGGCGTGCAGCTCCCAGTCGTCGCCCTCGCGGATCGCCGCGTTGATGCCGCCCTCGGCCGCGCCGGTGTGACTGCGGACCGGGTGGAGTTTCGTGACGAGCGCCGCGTCGGCGCCCGCCTCGTGCGCTGCGATCGCGGCCCTGAGGCCGGCGCCGCCCGCGCCGACGACGATGACGTCGTGTTCGTACATGGTTACCAGAATTTCAGGTTCTGCTTGACGGCCTCCCGCTTGAGCTCCTGAATGTGCTCGGTGAGCGGGATGTCCTTCGGACACACTTCGGTGCAGGAGAACTGCGTCTGGCACCGCCAGACGCCGTGTTCCTGCTCGAGAATGCGCAGTCGATGCTCCTTCAGCTCGGCCTCCTCGCGGTCGTCCATCGCGAAGCGGTAGGCCTTGTTGATCGCCGCGGGGCCCAGGTACTGGTTGTCCCCGGCCGCGATGTTACAGGAGGACATGCAGGCGCCACACCAGATGCACCGCGTCGACATCTTGACCTTCTCGCGGTTCTCGGGCGTCTGGTGCTGCTCTTCGAGCTCGGCCGCGTCCGGCGTCTCCTCGGACTGGAAGTACGGCTCGACGGCGTGCATCTGCTCGTAGAAGTGCTCCATCTCGACGACCAGATCCTTGACGACCTCCTGGTGTGGCAGGGGCTCGACGCGTACCGGCTGGTCGAGGTCCGAGATCTGGGTCTGACAGCCCAGGCGCTGGCGCCCGTTGATGAAGAACGCGTCCGAGCCGCAGACGGCCTGCCGGCAGGAGTGACGGAAGGTCAGCGACGAGTCGAACTCGTCCCTGGCGTAGATGAGCGCGTCGAGGACGGTCATCCCCTTCTCGAAGGGGACGTGGAAGTCGTCGAAGCGCGGTTTCTGCTTGGCCTCGACTTCCGGGTCGAACCGGAACACCTTCAGGTGGACCGAGTCGCCGGCCGGCCCGGCGGCCTCGGCCGCCCGTTCACGCTCGGCCGCCCGGTCGGCTTTCCGCTCCATCCGACGGTCCTGCGGCGAGGGTCCGGCCGGTTCCGGCTCGGCCGCGTCCCCACTGTCGTCGCCTGGTTCGGTCTCGTCGGTCTGCGGTTGTTCCTGTTGCGTGCTCATTGGAGTACTCCCCCCATGACGAGGGCGACGTAGGTTCCCTGCGCGACGAGCGCGAGCCCGGCGACGATCAAGATGCCGAGGACGATCCGCTTGGGCGTGCCGGAGAGGCCCTGATTGACCAGCGCGTTGTAGACGCCGTTGACGCCGTGGAAGGCGGCCGCCCAGAGGAAGAGGATCATCGTCACCATGTAGCCGACGTTCTCCATACGCATGGTCGTTCCAGCGAACGTGACCTCGTAGGCGTGATTGACGAAGTGCAGCAGGAAGAAGTGAAACGCGAGCGTGACGATCAGAAACGCTGCCGTCACGCGCTGGAGGAGCCAGCCCGTCCCGCCGGGCGTGAAACTGGAGTAGCGCTCGGCCATCAGACGCCCACCTCCGTCATGAACGTGGGAACGCTCGCGACGGTGATCGCGGCGGTGACGATCAGCGAGACGTAGAAGCTCTTGTCCTGGGCCTCGAGGCCGATGCCCAGGTCGACCAGCAGCAGCCGAACCCCGTTCAGGATGTGAAAGACGGCGACGGCCAGCAGGCCGACCTCGAGGACGCGAACGATGAAGAGCCCCTCGAGACCCTGTAGCGTCGTGGTGTAGACGTCTTCGTTGGCCTGAATCTCGGCCATCGTGGCGTCGGCCGCGCCCAGCGCCGTGCTCAACACCGCGATGTGGGTGAACAGGTAGCCGATGAGGATCCAGCCGGTGAACTTGTGGAGGATCCACGCCCACATCCCGGGCGCGAACTCCCGCCACCGACCGAAGTCCTCGACGAGGCCGCGGTTGTAAGACTGGCTCATGCTCGTCTGAGGGATCGAACCCCGCTGGTATAGAAGTTACTTTCCGTCCCCACAATCGCCGAGAACCTCGTAGCACGCGACCGGCCGAACCCGAATTGGTTCGGTCGGGCCGGCCCGATCGGTCGGTGTTCGGTAACTGGCATCGATCGGCCGCCTCGATCACCCGACGCCGAGGCCGGAGAGCGACTTCTCGAGTTCGCGCTCGAGCGCGCGCAGCGTGTCGTCGTCGAGCGCGACCAGGTGACAGAGCGGGTTGCCGGGATAGACGACCGGGTTCTCGAGGACGCCGACGATCAGTCCCGTAAAGGGCGCCTCGACGGAGACGATGTCGTCCTCCTCCTTGAACGGGTTCGTGATCGTACAGATCACCTCGCCCTCGCGGACGAGCTCGCCCCGGCCGAGTTTCATGTCGACGATGCCGCCCGCGTCGGCGCGGAGCCAGGTCTTCTCGCCGGCCTCTTCGATGACGGTTCGCCACCCGGGCCAGTGAACCGACGATTCGGGGTGACAGCCCACCTCGGCCAGGACGCTCGCGACGCCGGTCAGCGCCCGATCGATGAGCGTCCGCTGGAATCGGTGGGCCTCGCCCATCTCGATCGTGATCGTCGGAACGCCGGCCCTCGTCGCCTCGCGACGGAGCGTTCCCTCGGGGCCCTCGCCGTCGATCACGACGTTCGAACTGAAGGCGAAGGCCAGGCGCTTGACGGCCTCGTCGCCCGTGTCGGCCCGGACGTGGAGCATGTTCGTTCGCCCGCGAGTGGAGGTGTGAAAGTCGAGGCCGAAGTCGCAAGGGGCGATGAAGTTCGAGAAGATGCGATCGGCCATCCGCTTCGCGCTGGTCGAGTCCGACTTCCCCGGAAACGACCGGTTGAGGTCGCGGTCGTAGATCGGAAGGTATCGCTCCTGCGCGAGGAAGCCGGGGACGTTCAGCACCGGTACGCAGACCAGCGTCCCGTGGAGGTCAGTGTGATCCCAGTCGTGGGCGACCTCGCGGACGACCTCGATCCCGTTGAGTTCGTCGCCGTGCGAGGCCGCGGTGAGAAAGACGGTCGGGCCGGGCCCGCTCCCGTTGACGATCGTCACCGGGATCCGGATCGGATCCCCGAGGTAGGTCTCGCTGATCCCGTATCGGATGTTCGCGGTCTCGCCGGGATCGACCCGCCCGCCGGAGTAGGTGAACGGTTCCGGCTCGCGATCGTCGTCCGACCCGGACGCGGCGTCGGCCATACGCTCTCCATCTTCCGGGGCCCTAAAAATAGTGCGTGTGACGACGAACGGGTCGATCGGTATCGCCCCGACGGATTGTGAGTCGACGCTGAGCGGCA
Coding sequences within it:
- a CDS encoding ATPase, T2SS/T4P/T4SS family yields the protein MAIDEGDPAEASEFSDGEPSESTVATGESSGPTRESSVRVGEYTWSDFMAEYGYESEVSTLYPEGPDGSNDRLGLDADDGAGVPRGSDWDRVSFDPTTYLGYHPDDLSSLISETFAPNANVLWNEFLEYVDPETTPVVKDVYTWEHYKWEYYYEDDGSRPRTRDGEIDRFDDEAALGFDPETIEGRLNAAGSAAMELDEVVDERTVNVTEDLDEDDFFSTDHGNTTVVNRYDLEKAVPFEKKTHFIESERYWVNKPYSFVIIFHSEKENEKKYYVIEPYRNEIERELQEFLSGKLRTAIKYADEGVKTKRDETGRREVIERETRRLLKRYDLFEATSNETSLGILDSFRDFFAEDDETDEEAAETVSQLEGMSVRPEPIILEEDPDTLSEYQVEKLLYMLKRDFIGYERIDPIKHDINVEDISCDGYNSPVFVYHSEYEQIISNVYHGEDDLDDFVVKLAQRSGKGISKRLPQVDATLPDGSRAQLTLGKEVSDHGTNYTIRQFKDVPFTPIDLINWNTFSLDEMAFLWLCIENHKSLIFAGGTASGKTTSLNAVSLFIPANTKIVSIEDTREVELPQRNWIASMTRPSFADDSTGDIDEFDLLEAALRQRPDYIVMGEIRGEEGRTLFQVMSTGHTTYTTFHADSVDEVLKRFTTDPINVSKTMFTALDLVSIQTQTRVQGRKVRRNKSLTEINHYEAENDEINVQDVYQWQAETDEYLKMGDSNTLDEIMFDRGWNHEKLQDELFKRKVILAYLIRNGLNTYAEVAATVQAFINDPETILTLIANEQLENSLADLREMESVHIDVDPSKEELVPRPDASSETLNLSMDLLERAEESLFDEYRGKVPSGLASALDDVEADDGAIDSGVEEAFDFEETAVPQSSETAFEDVDDSFAVDESSASEAGAAEAPSWLDDDATIDASTASASGTAQRIESDAPAAESPANPELDGETNEPVTPELDGAAGDHASPPELDGDTDDPSRPEKHDGEEEAVPSLEGAEQPAEEGESSSVDALESLFTGMDETLKSLETGASDTEESDSAAGTSRFEPDTSEFDSMFPDSELNSVFDPDAGESGEATEPTWDLGKHSGASPADQAETGVPDADRSDDDGWFPANASDREEWPDDAKVAEDGDSSASDDVSESQPTRDGSKRSEATDEDLTDAGDGQDSIFGSEDEDSVFGTDPSEPDDEATGSFVAGDDRESSIFGSGSADASTQTGDGTESSRDADDEQAVEGVGDDAVDETGEGEPADASPDDAQSTPSDGADDASTADRADGPQEEDR
- the tatA gene encoding twin-arginine translocase TatA/TatE family subunit, with the protein product MVADIAPLFVPGMPGGPELLIILFIAILLFGANKIPKLARSTGEAMGEFQKGREKVETELEEMRETGDFDDTTADDDTDFVDTEPVTSEDATETETETETSSK
- a CDS encoding HD domain-containing protein, producing the protein MSDSTGNGYRVYDPDEPHAFPDDKVNDVLAYVESDAEISAYLEAQNVNAVDRMRYNDHGPKHIEIVRNRALCLYDLMKAGGVEFNGARQQSLDADDEAVIIALAATLHDIGHIVHRDRHPFYSVPLASDVLDRVLPEFYGVADAVRMKGEILHAILCHHTPVDPLTLEAGVIRVADALDMERGRSRIPYEQGGRGINTLSSQAISRVSLYEGDSRPVMVEIEMTNAAGVYQVDNLLKAKLERSMLEEHVRIVAVNTNENRDALVERIEL
- a CDS encoding helix-turn-helix domain-containing protein codes for the protein MSTNAMEQFDVSMPTDLSSARAKLVYFCLAVRGAATADELCLALDLDKSTLLAIVATLRDRKHVVRENGRYQLA
- a CDS encoding XapX domain-containing protein; translated protein: MSTPLAALALLTGLLTGGLFRFLSIPIPAPPELPGLLGIVGLFLGYRLVDHLEIGVDLLDVLGL
- a CDS encoding FAD-binding protein, with the translated sequence MYEHDVIVVGAGGAGLRAAIAAHEAGADAALVTKLHPVRSHTGAAEGGINAAIREGDDWELHAYDTMKGSDYLGDAPAIETLAQDSPEDTITLEHWGMPFSREEDGTVSQRPFGGLSFPRTTYAGAETGHHLLHTMYEQVVKRGIPVYDEWYVMNLAVTDEPDPNDRSCHGVVAYDVKSGQVEGFKANDGVILATGGPGQAFDHTTNAVSCTGDGQAMAYRAGVPLEDMEFVQFHPTTLPSTGVLISEGVRGEGGILYNEDGERFMFEHGYANNDGELASRDVVSRAELTEVNEGRGVEDEYVHLDMRHLGEERIVDRLENILHLAEDFEGVDGLVEPMPVKPGQHYEMGGIETDENGATCIDGLYAAGECACVSVHGANRLGGNALPELIVFGKRAGRHAAGEDLGEAEIRTGYGDDVEDETDVDAPVQPGRAGLDETSPAGQVATDGGGQALASGDVLDRAVEAERERVEYLMENDGTNHADIRSKLQTAMTDYVNVFRTEEGIKKALSIIRECREEYQHVGVADPSRTFNTDLQMTYETRNLIDVAETIALGALVRNEFRGAHWRQENQVRDDENWLKHTMITWDDGEPSIWYRPVILEGEDKTYEPKVRSY
- a CDS encoding succinate dehydrogenase/fumarate reductase iron-sulfur subunit produces the protein MSTQQEQPQTDETEPGDDSGDAAEPEPAGPSPQDRRMERKADRAAERERAAEAAGPAGDSVHLKVFRFDPEVEAKQKPRFDDFHVPFEKGMTVLDALIYARDEFDSSLTFRHSCRQAVCGSDAFFINGRQRLGCQTQISDLDQPVRVEPLPHQEVVKDLVVEMEHFYEQMHAVEPYFQSEETPDAAELEEQHQTPENREKVKMSTRCIWCGACMSSCNIAAGDNQYLGPAAINKAYRFAMDDREEAELKEHRLRILEQEHGVWRCQTQFSCTEVCPKDIPLTEHIQELKREAVKQNLKFW
- a CDS encoding succinate dehydrogenase hydrophobic membrane anchor subunit encodes the protein MAERYSSFTPGGTGWLLQRVTAAFLIVTLAFHFFLLHFVNHAYEVTFAGTTMRMENVGYMVTMILFLWAAAFHGVNGVYNALVNQGLSGTPKRIVLGILIVAGLALVAQGTYVALVMGGVLQ
- the sdhC gene encoding succinate dehydrogenase, cytochrome b556 subunit translates to MSQSYNRGLVEDFGRWREFAPGMWAWILHKFTGWILIGYLFTHIAVLSTALGAADATMAEIQANEDVYTTTLQGLEGLFIVRVLEVGLLAVAVFHILNGVRLLLVDLGIGLEAQDKSFYVSLIVTAAITVASVPTFMTEVGV
- a CDS encoding succinylglutamate desuccinylase/aspartoacylase family protein; amino-acid sequence: MADAASGSDDDREPEPFTYSGGRVDPGETANIRYGISETYLGDPIRIPVTIVNGSGPGPTVFLTAASHGDELNGIEVVREVAHDWDHTDLHGTLVCVPVLNVPGFLAQERYLPIYDRDLNRSFPGKSDSTSAKRMADRIFSNFIAPCDFGLDFHTSTRGRTNMLHVRADTGDEAVKRLAFAFSSNVVIDGEGPEGTLRREATRAGVPTITIEMGEAHRFQRTLIDRALTGVASVLAEVGCHPESSVHWPGWRTVIEEAGEKTWLRADAGGIVDMKLGRGELVREGEVICTITNPFKEEDDIVSVEAPFTGLIVGVLENPVVYPGNPLCHLVALDDDTLRALERELEKSLSGLGVG